A region of Sulfurimonas sp. DNA encodes the following proteins:
- a CDS encoding PDC sensor domain-containing protein: MVASDIQDFSQGRTKARAYFCYLFSKNIPNRLPSLSLEMIVPRILKIKADLENCEGVYLLDYKGVQITPTYTANRQVDDDAGKIRADRAYYYRAVREGRCSITDPYPSLITQELTVTASQPIFDEKGNIKYVACLDMPLAEVLKIARLNKSDILFSQFFKFSYAMFAFALVAVAIFLFFHGIKSFFIEEIAGSDLIIDDMFKATILLTLSLAIFDLAKTLIEEEILGRHKEQNISGPHKTMVKFLGSIIIALSIEALMLVFKFAITDPEKLIYATYIIGGVALLLVSLAVYIKFTKVRNSIDSNS; this comes from the coding sequence ATGGTTGCATCAGATATTCAAGATTTTTCACAAGGAAGAACAAAGGCGAGAGCTTACTTTTGTTATCTTTTTTCTAAAAATATTCCAAATAGACTTCCATCTCTTTCTTTAGAGATGATAGTGCCGCGTATACTAAAGATAAAAGCAGATTTAGAAAACTGTGAAGGTGTATATCTGCTTGATTATAAAGGTGTTCAGATAACACCAACTTACACTGCAAATAGACAAGTTGATGATGATGCAGGTAAAATCAGAGCGGATAGGGCCTATTATTATCGAGCAGTTAGAGAGGGTCGATGTAGCATTACAGACCCATATCCATCTCTCATTACTCAAGAGCTCACAGTAACAGCTTCTCAACCAATTTTTGATGAAAAAGGTAATATTAAATATGTTGCATGTTTAGACATGCCACTAGCAGAAGTGCTTAAAATTGCTCGTTTAAATAAATCAGATATTTTATTTTCTCAGTTTTTTAAATTTTCTTATGCTATGTTTGCCTTTGCATTAGTAGCGGTTGCAATTTTTCTTTTTTTTCATGGTATAAAAAGTTTTTTTATAGAGGAAATTGCAGGAAGTGATCTTATAATAGATGATATGTTTAAAGCTACTATTCTTTTAACTCTCTCTCTTGCCATCTTTGATTTAGCAAAGACACTTATAGAAGAAGAGATTTTAGGAAGACATAAAGAACAAAATATTTCAGGACCGCATAAAACAATGGTTAAGTTTTTGGGTTCCATAATCATTGCTCTTTCTATTGAAGCTTTGATGTTAGTGTTTAAGTTTGCTATTACAGATCCAGAAAAACTCATATATGCAACATACATTATTGGTGGGGTTGCTCTTCTATTAGTCAGTTTAGCGGTATATATTAAATTTACGAAGGTGAGAAACAGTATTGATAGCAATAGTTGA
- a CDS encoding SixA phosphatase family protein: protein MKTLYLIKHAKSDWSVPGESDMERDITKKGLKHINTMGSYLTLRGVNPDVILSSCALRAQETSNILAEKINFSGPKYFLQELYLSPPELIKEIIIAQDDEHSEMFIVGHNPQLSELVFMLSGEHIAKMPSLAIVAIKFDIQEWSELEDKQGEIDFFISPKQFKYYMPKQIRVTLKVD, encoded by the coding sequence ATGAAAACTTTATATTTAATAAAACATGCAAAGTCTGACTGGAGTGTTCCTGGTGAAAGTGATATGGAGAGAGACATTACAAAAAAAGGTCTTAAGCATATCAATACTATGGGTTCTTACCTCACCTTGAGAGGTGTTAATCCGGATGTGATTCTTTCTAGTTGTGCACTACGAGCTCAAGAAACAAGTAATATTTTAGCTGAGAAAATAAATTTTTCAGGACCAAAATATTTTTTACAAGAGTTGTATTTATCTCCTCCCGAATTGATAAAAGAGATAATAATAGCTCAAGATGATGAACATTCAGAGATGTTTATAGTTGGGCATAATCCACAGTTAAGTGAACTTGTTTTTATGCTTAGTGGCGAGCATATTGCCAAAATGCCTTCTTTAGCAATAGTGGCAATAAAATTTGATATCCAGGAGTGGAGTGAATTAGAAGATAAACAGGGTGAAATAGATTTTTTTATAAGTCCTAAGCAGTTTAAATATTATATGCCAAAACAAATCAGAGTGACATTAAAAGTAGATTAA
- a CDS encoding PAS domain-containing protein, with amino-acid sequence MSKPEPTSVENIVGSADLIVSKSDAEGNITYVNPIFIKISGYSQGKLIEEPHSMLRHPDMPKVIFKYLWDNLKEGRDVVAYVKNLCKNGSFYWVLATVRVAKNPDGSFRNYLSTRKCITDSAKKTISSLYADLLAIQQSDGVESSENMLNTFLAEKGVTDCDSFNNLMIEINK; translated from the coding sequence ATGTCAAAACCAGAACCAACTAGTGTAGAGAATATCGTCGGAAGTGCTGATCTTATCGTTTCTAAGTCAGATGCTGAGGGAAATATAACTTATGTAAATCCTATATTTATAAAAATATCAGGTTATTCACAAGGTAAATTAATAGAAGAGCCACATTCAATGCTACGCCATCCAGACATGCCTAAAGTTATTTTTAAATACCTATGGGACAACCTAAAAGAGGGTAGAGATGTAGTGGCATATGTTAAAAATTTATGCAAAAATGGAAGTTTTTATTGGGTGCTTGCTACAGTAAGAGTGGCAAAAAATCCTGATGGTTCATTTAGAAACTACCTGTCAACTCGTAAATGTATTACAGATTCCGCAAAAAAGACAATAAGCTCTTTGTATGCAGATCTTCTAGCGATTCAGCAGAGTGATGGAGTTGAATCATCAGAAAATATGTTAAATACTTTTTTAGCTGAAAAGGGAGTGACTGATTGTGACTCTTTTAATAATCTAATGATTGAAATAAATAAATAA
- a CDS encoding response regulator produces MGGTGLGLAISSSYVKDLGGFFRLESEIDKGSDFSFNIPVESVDDTASFKLISNKDIKIAILMDTSNKLSANNIARHLTRIGLDKKQIMAVASPSDYKDDITHLIIFQNKTNASVVTDAVANNIKCLIVEESLFSSTKDDFYHSCEIMSQYTSCVNELYAFINIKEAPKVLIVDDDKINVSLIKTLLDGEFCKTSVTGDGEEALNLLINAQKSENGFSLVYLDNQMPSMSGLEVIKKFRQYENEKQIKPIYAVSISGDILKDEEDTKLFDAFATKPFKKEDIREALYKSS; encoded by the coding sequence ATGGGGGGAACAGGTCTTGGTTTAGCCATATCTTCTAGTTATGTAAAAGATCTAGGTGGATTTTTTAGGTTAGAGAGTGAGATAGATAAAGGTAGTGATTTTTCTTTTAATATACCAGTAGAGAGTGTTGATGATACAGCCTCGTTTAAATTGATAAGCAATAAAGATATAAAAATTGCTATTTTAATGGATACATCGAATAAGCTTAGTGCAAATAATATAGCAAGACATCTTACTAGAATTGGTTTAGATAAAAAACAAATAATGGCTGTGGCATCTCCTTCTGACTATAAAGATGATATAACTCACTTAATCATATTTCAAAATAAAACAAATGCTTCTGTTGTTACAGATGCAGTAGCTAATAATATTAAGTGCTTGATAGTAGAGGAGTCACTATTTTCAAGTACTAAAGATGATTTTTATCATAGCTGTGAAATCATGTCGCAGTATACCTCTTGCGTAAATGAACTTTATGCGTTTATAAATATAAAAGAAGCACCAAAAGTGCTTATTGTTGATGATGATAAAATTAATGTTTCATTAATTAAGACTTTGCTTGATGGTGAGTTTTGTAAGACTAGTGTTACAGGAGATGGCGAAGAGGCATTAAATTTGTTAATTAATGCTCAAAAGAGCGAAAATGGGTTTTCTTTAGTATACTTAGATAATCAAATGCCTAGTATGAGTGGACTTGAGGTTATAAAAAAATTTCGTCAGTATGAGAATGAAAAACAAATAAAACCAATATATGCAGTTTCAATTTCTGGAGATATATTAAAAGATGAAGAAGATACAAAACTTTTTGATGCGTTTGCAACTAAACCATTTAAAAAAGAAGATATAAGAGAAGCCTTGTATAAATCAAGTTAG
- a CDS encoding GAF domain-containing sensor histidine kinase, with translation MSVLENQLSEATKKIDIASNNVEINAIIENLVVTLMDSEFSSIWFYDEKNAQLLRERDSGVKELYINKKHGVLYKCFMTKEPGIYNYLTSEKNYVASIDNPDEIKIKSKIIFPLINNDKLIGMVTAYTSVKKIKIFTEDNLELLKAISPYIINTICKMHPNAKIQGSEEDVENFDETLAFMANTIHDIRTPANTLFGFLDLLEEQIEDPRLKQYLLNAKESTSFINDLTSSMLDRISSHKERKESIKEEVDSIIFFSGVAEMFSSNMYSKKLDYNVFIDPQMPKEIITEPIKLKRVIMNLINNAYKFTITGNSVEFSVKYKKKEKQLSISIKDTGIGIAKKKQKEIFEAFKQAEDTTVLNYGGNRSWFSHIF, from the coding sequence ATGAGTGTTCTTGAAAATCAGTTATCTGAAGCTACGAAAAAGATAGATATAGCTAGTAATAATGTAGAAATAAATGCAATTATTGAAAATCTAGTGGTTACATTAATGGACTCTGAATTTTCTTCCATATGGTTTTATGATGAAAAGAATGCACAGCTATTAAGAGAAAGAGACTCCGGTGTTAAAGAACTTTATATAAATAAAAAACACGGTGTATTGTATAAGTGTTTTATGACAAAAGAACCAGGAATATATAACTATCTTACAAGTGAAAAAAATTATGTAGCATCAATTGATAATCCTGATGAAATTAAAATAAAGTCAAAAATCATATTTCCTCTGATAAATAATGATAAATTAATAGGTATGGTTACTGCCTATACTTCAGTAAAAAAGATAAAAATTTTCACTGAAGATAATTTAGAATTATTAAAAGCTATATCGCCATATATTATTAATACCATTTGCAAAATGCATCCTAATGCAAAGATACAAGGGTCGGAAGAAGATGTAGAGAATTTTGATGAGACTTTGGCTTTTATGGCTAACACTATTCATGATATAAGAACACCTGCAAATACTCTTTTTGGTTTTTTAGATCTTTTAGAAGAACAGATTGAGGACCCACGACTTAAGCAATATCTTTTAAATGCAAAAGAGAGCACAAGCTTTATAAATGACTTGACAAGCTCTATGCTTGATAGAATTTCATCTCATAAGGAAAGGAAAGAGTCTATAAAAGAAGAGGTTGATTCAATTATATTTTTTTCTGGTGTTGCTGAAATGTTTTCATCAAATATGTACTCTAAAAAACTTGATTATAATGTTTTCATTGATCCTCAGATGCCAAAAGAAATAATTACAGAACCCATAAAACTAAAACGCGTCATAATGAACCTCATTAACAATGCATATAAGTTTACTATTACTGGTAACTCTGTGGAATTTAGCGTGAAGTACAAGAAAAAAGAGAAACAACTGAGTATCTCTATTAAAGATACAGGGATAGGTATCGCTAAAAAGAAACAAAAAGAGATATTTGAAGCGTTTAAGCAAGCTGAAGACACAACAGTTTTAAACTATGGGGGGAACAGGTCTTGGTTTAGCCATATCTTCTAG
- a CDS encoding PilZ domain-containing protein: MIHLYNNTISSQQIKKVTSSLKDCRTININKCMGVEDDSVYFVEIEKIEKTLLLNIKELLKHKKKSLIYFFIKDTNSLMLFQLASLLEVKNIFTPKNIASQILVSIQKDIKAHQSIQQEHEIVQTIMHDCNFMIFNNKKLIFASSKIYNDFNCVDLKDVNSKICSQFDLEALLKKDITIQNIFTFGVNQKMYNVKSSTSTLSKKIFIYIESVAQDTSNKMIDIDFIKNRIFFIETLKEKVLEVSISGVKLGIITIHVENISNLKKDWSEYEIEMAVRDLLLQVELEKEPHTILAQYDNGIYVTIFENLDFEALKQKASKIQSHITEYTYKQNIKPLICLYAFDIANLELNKILQIISDISKEELSHKDIKTQNIHRVISIDETMDDKKIIDMLLQTTFTNKTTIKLMNIYKGLCINTSSVIVKKVNQEIYVKYEHLQGTVMHLEKETILQSSNFPKEIIADVKYVDSKKSIAQLKNFKFVQGSANSREYSRVTCALRTPISITHDNGTLNGEILDISLNSIAIKTRFKKNIHSLKISKIILNFTLPIKNTEFGSMQLSLKAKVVFILCDDEFCKIVVNLYEDLSSEAFLMEYVYARQKEIIFELKKHTAMLK, encoded by the coding sequence ATGATTCACTTATACAACAACACTATATCATCACAACAAATCAAAAAAGTTACTAGCTCATTAAAAGATTGTAGGACAATTAATATAAATAAATGCATGGGAGTTGAAGATGACTCTGTATATTTTGTAGAAATTGAAAAAATTGAAAAAACTCTTTTACTCAACATCAAAGAACTTCTCAAACATAAAAAGAAAAGCTTAATCTACTTTTTTATCAAGGATACTAATAGCTTAATGCTTTTTCAGTTAGCATCTTTACTTGAAGTTAAAAATATATTTACACCAAAAAATATTGCTTCACAAATATTAGTTAGTATTCAAAAAGATATAAAAGCACATCAAAGTATACAGCAAGAACATGAAATTGTTCAAACTATTATGCATGATTGTAATTTTATGATTTTTAATAATAAAAAACTTATTTTTGCTTCTTCCAAAATATATAATGATTTTAACTGTGTAGACTTAAAAGATGTTAACTCAAAAATTTGTTCACAATTTGACTTAGAAGCTCTACTAAAAAAAGATATTACTATTCAAAATATTTTTACTTTTGGAGTTAATCAAAAGATGTATAATGTAAAAAGCAGTACTTCAACTTTAAGTAAAAAAATATTTATCTATATAGAAAGTGTAGCTCAAGATACTTCTAACAAAATGATAGATATTGACTTTATAAAAAATCGAATCTTCTTCATTGAAACTTTAAAAGAAAAAGTTTTAGAGGTTAGCATCTCAGGTGTTAAGCTTGGTATTATAACTATTCATGTTGAAAATATTTCAAACTTAAAAAAAGATTGGAGTGAGTATGAGATAGAGATGGCTGTTCGGGACCTTCTCCTTCAAGTAGAATTGGAAAAAGAACCTCATACTATTTTAGCTCAATACGATAACGGGATTTATGTAACTATATTTGAAAATTTAGATTTTGAAGCACTAAAACAAAAAGCCTCAAAAATACAATCACATATAACAGAGTACACATATAAACAAAATATAAAACCACTTATTTGCTTGTATGCTTTTGATATTGCTAACTTAGAATTAAACAAAATATTACAAATTATTTCTGATATCTCAAAAGAAGAACTTTCACATAAAGATATAAAGACACAAAATATTCATAGAGTAATAAGTATAGATGAAACTATGGATGATAAAAAAATAATTGATATGCTTTTACAAACTACTTTTACAAATAAAACTACCATTAAATTAATGAATATTTACAAAGGATTATGCATAAATACTTCTTCTGTGATTGTGAAAAAAGTTAATCAAGAAATTTATGTCAAATACGAGCACCTACAAGGTACAGTTATGCATCTTGAAAAAGAAACTATCCTGCAATCATCAAATTTTCCAAAAGAAATAATCGCAGATGTAAAATATGTAGATTCTAAAAAGAGTATAGCTCAACTCAAAAATTTTAAATTTGTTCAAGGAAGTGCGAACTCTAGAGAATACTCTCGTGTTACATGTGCACTTAGAACGCCCATATCTATTACTCACGATAATGGTACTTTAAACGGAGAGATTTTAGATATATCTCTGAACTCTATAGCTATCAAAACAAGATTCAAAAAAAATATACACTCTTTAAAGATTAGTAAAATTATTTTAAACTTTACTCTTCCTATTAAAAATACAGAATTTGGTTCTATGCAACTATCATTAAAAGCGAAAGTAGTTTTTATTCTCTGTGATGATGAATTTTGTAAAATTGTCGTAAACCTATACGAAGACCTATCAAGTGAAGCTTTTTTAATGGAATATGTCTATGCAAGACAAAAAGAGATAATATTTGAGTTGAAAAAACATACAGCTATGCTAAAATAG
- the waaC gene encoding lipopolysaccharide heptosyltransferase I, which produces MKKYKKIAIVRLSALGDIINSAVVLQFIHKKFPDSYIEWVTEEAFAPLLKEHHLISKTHTINLKKIKKDKNFSLLKKNISYLRSLGEFDIVIDMQGLLKSAIVSRFISKNTHGFDKESSREGLSSLFYKTTSKIAYEENIIKRNCFLTSDALGFKLDDEMILNKEAIFKVAKSNFIDVQKTNIVFIIGASWESKKYPKEKIIELCNELKESAIIVWGNENEKKDAEFICNHSSYATLAPKLSLIELLSLISSVNLVIGNDTGPTHMAWAQNIASITLFGPTTTRMIYETQINIGIKSNSKVDILKINKNDFSIKSIEVEKIVKRAKELLNYGI; this is translated from the coding sequence ATGAAAAAGTATAAAAAAATAGCGATTGTTCGCTTATCTGCACTTGGTGACATAATAAACAGTGCTGTTGTTTTACAATTTATACATAAAAAATTCCCAGACTCATATATAGAGTGGGTGACAGAAGAAGCTTTTGCACCTCTACTTAAAGAGCATCATCTTATCTCAAAAACTCATACGATTAATCTAAAAAAGATAAAAAAAGATAAAAACTTTTCACTTTTGAAAAAAAACATATCTTATCTTCGCTCTTTAGGAGAGTTTGATATTGTTATAGATATGCAAGGACTTTTAAAATCTGCCATAGTTTCAAGATTCATTAGTAAAAATACTCATGGTTTTGATAAAGAGTCCTCAAGAGAAGGTCTTAGTTCTCTGTTTTACAAAACAACTTCTAAAATTGCATACGAAGAAAACATCATAAAAAGAAACTGTTTTTTAACCTCAGATGCCTTAGGCTTTAAGCTTGATGATGAGATGATTTTAAATAAAGAAGCAATATTTAAAGTAGCAAAATCAAATTTTATAGATGTACAAAAAACAAATATTGTTTTTATTATTGGTGCATCTTGGGAATCAAAAAAATATCCTAAAGAAAAAATCATTGAACTTTGTAATGAGTTAAAAGAAAGTGCTATCATAGTTTGGGGAAATGAAAACGAAAAAAAAGATGCTGAGTTTATATGTAATCATTCATCTTACGCAACATTGGCTCCAAAATTATCATTGATAGAACTTTTATCCTTGATATCAAGCGTTAATCTTGTCATAGGAAATGATACAGGTCCAACTCACATGGCATGGGCACAAAATATTGCATCCATTACTCTTTTTGGTCCCACAACTACTAGAATGATTTATGAAACACAAATAAATATTGGGATAAAATCAAATTCCAAAGTTGATATTTTAAAAATAAACAAAAATGATTTTTCTATTAAAAGCATAGAAGTTGAAAAAATTGTTAAACGAGCTAAGGAGTTACTAAACTATGGGATTTAA
- a CDS encoding lipid A biosynthesis lauroyl acyltransferase, with protein sequence MGFKIFLLLEKFLMILPKNWRKGFFTFLGFVAYKASARYRKVAYQNLDFAFDNKKSEKEKDEITKYAFKNLIYNFLHAMELRHMSKEDLKKKITIQNIGAVDKVHKEGRAVIYVTTHYSSWELGGASIGAFIEPLIAVYKKMKNQEYQEWLLDARDSFGNISMEKTNVVKPLVRNLKKGVACGLLIDTNINPKEGLMVEFMGKSIRQTSTPAYLARKFDAAIIPVTIRTDDEQNYTLMLFDEIPVEKTDDIQVDIQKATQLQADWLTNLISNEPKFWFWLHRRWKNDHPEIYEK encoded by the coding sequence ATGGGATTTAAAATTTTTTTACTATTAGAGAAATTTTTAATGATTTTACCGAAGAATTGGAGAAAAGGTTTTTTTACTTTTCTAGGATTTGTAGCTTACAAAGCATCTGCTAGATATAGAAAGGTCGCATATCAAAATCTTGATTTTGCATTTGATAACAAAAAAAGTGAAAAAGAAAAAGATGAGATAACTAAATATGCTTTTAAAAATTTAATATATAACTTTCTTCATGCTATGGAACTTCGACACATGAGTAAAGAAGATTTAAAAAAGAAAATCACTATACAAAATATTGGAGCAGTTGACAAAGTTCACAAAGAAGGACGAGCCGTTATCTATGTAACAACTCACTATAGTTCTTGGGAACTTGGAGGGGCTAGCATCGGAGCTTTTATAGAACCTCTAATTGCAGTTTATAAAAAAATGAAAAATCAAGAATATCAAGAGTGGTTGCTAGATGCTAGAGATTCTTTTGGTAATATATCAATGGAGAAAACAAATGTTGTTAAACCTCTTGTTAGAAACTTAAAAAAAGGGGTGGCTTGTGGTCTTTTAATAGATACAAACATAAACCCTAAAGAGGGTTTAATGGTAGAATTTATGGGAAAAAGCATTCGTCAAACTTCAACACCAGCTTATCTTGCAAGAAAATTTGATGCTGCTATTATTCCTGTAACCATAAGAACTGATGATGAGCAAAATTATACACTAATGCTTTTTGATGAAATACCTGTAGAAAAAACAGATGATATTCAAGTAGATATCCAAAAGGCTACACAACTTCAAGCTGATTGGTTAACAAATCTTATAAGTAATGAGCCAAAATTTTGGTTTTGGTTACATCGCAGATGGAAAAATGATCATCCAGAAATATATGAGAAATAG
- a CDS encoding AI-2E family transporter, translating to MKPQFFVTILFATSLYWMYLLYAPFILAITIAALLAISTANIQTYFETIFKNKLFSALASSLLLAVLFFAPLGYFLATLTLHLNSLETQTYLKMEDYVRVFIETPPEYLLFLKPYALDALKDMDINNFTTNVLSITGTIGSFSAGFLKNAFLIIIFYFFAQYNGENIVKFLKRVVHMSIEETTLLSKELASVMSVVFYSIIATAMFEGILFGVAISFLGYNGLLFGIMYGFASLVPVIGGIMMWLPFMIYEFAVGNNGNAIFIASYSIVVISIIADTFIKPLIIKGINQRLLKEDDAKINEIIIFFAIIAGLATFGFWGMILGPAITAFFLTILKLFEARTHECENNNFEI from the coding sequence ATGAAACCACAATTTTTTGTAACTATCCTTTTTGCCACTTCGCTTTATTGGATGTATTTACTCTATGCTCCTTTTATTTTGGCTATTACTATAGCTGCTCTTTTAGCAATTTCTACGGCAAATATTCAAACATATTTTGAGACTATTTTTAAAAATAAACTTTTTTCTGCACTTGCTTCAAGTTTATTGTTAGCCGTTTTATTTTTTGCTCCTTTGGGTTATTTTTTAGCAACTTTGACTTTACACCTTAACTCCCTTGAAACGCAAACTTATCTAAAAATGGAAGATTATGTAAGGGTTTTTATAGAAACGCCTCCTGAGTATTTACTATTTTTAAAACCTTATGCTCTAGATGCTTTAAAAGATATGGATATTAATAATTTCACAACAAATGTTCTTTCAATAACTGGTACAATAGGTTCTTTTAGTGCAGGTTTTTTAAAGAATGCTTTTTTAATTATAATCTTTTACTTTTTTGCTCAATATAATGGTGAAAATATAGTAAAATTTTTAAAACGTGTTGTCCATATGTCTATAGAAGAAACCACCTTATTATCTAAAGAGTTGGCATCTGTAATGAGTGTTGTTTTTTACTCAATCATTGCAACAGCGATGTTTGAAGGAATTTTATTTGGTGTGGCTATATCTTTTCTAGGCTACAACGGTCTTTTATTTGGAATTATGTATGGTTTTGCATCTCTTGTTCCCGTTATTGGCGGTATTATGATGTGGTTACCATTTATGATTTATGAGTTTGCAGTTGGTAACAATGGCAATGCGATTTTTATCGCTTCTTACTCAATCGTGGTTATATCTATAATTGCAGATACTTTTATAAAACCTCTAATAATTAAAGGTATTAATCAAAGACTTCTAAAGGAAGATGATGCAAAAATAAATGAAATTATTATTTTCTTCGCTATTATCGCTGGACTTGCAACATTTGGTTTTTGGGGCATGATTTTAGGACCTGCAATTACAGCATTTTTCTTGACTATTTTAAAACTTTTTGAGGCTAGAACTCATGAGTGTGAAAATAATAATTTTGAAATATAG
- the ruvB gene encoding Holliday junction branch migration DNA helicase RuvB: MDRLVEIETFSAEEESAETTLRPDAWNQYIGQEQIKKNLGVFIEASKLRDEALDHVLFYGPPGLGKTTLALIIANEMNANIKVTAAPMIEKSGDLAAILTNLEEGDILFIDEIHRLSPAVEEILYSSMEDFRIDIIIGSGPAAQTVKIDLPRFTLIGATTRAGMLSNPLRDRFGMSFRMQFYSSDELSKIIVQASIKLEREIIHEASVEIAKRSRGTPRIALRLLRRVRDFAEVAKELDINHSRTKYALDELGINSHGFDEMDIRLLNLLISADGKAMGLSTIAAALSEDEGTVEDVLEPYLIANGYLERTAKGRKATKNTYKILDKPFPTLQGSLI; this comes from the coding sequence ATGGATAGATTAGTAGAAATAGAAACCTTTAGTGCAGAGGAAGAGAGTGCTGAGACTACTTTAAGACCAGATGCTTGGAACCAATACATAGGTCAAGAGCAGATTAAAAAAAATCTTGGTGTTTTTATAGAAGCAAGTAAACTAAGAGACGAAGCACTAGACCATGTCCTTTTTTATGGACCTCCTGGACTTGGAAAAACTACTTTAGCGCTTATTATTGCAAATGAAATGAATGCAAATATAAAAGTTACAGCTGCTCCAATGATTGAAAAAAGTGGAGATTTAGCTGCTATACTAACAAACTTGGAAGAGGGTGATATACTTTTTATAGATGAAATTCATCGTCTTTCACCTGCTGTTGAAGAGATTTTATACTCTTCTATGGAAGATTTTCGCATAGATATTATTATCGGTAGTGGACCAGCGGCTCAAACTGTTAAAATAGACCTACCTCGTTTTACGCTTATTGGAGCGACAACAAGAGCAGGAATGCTTTCTAATCCACTAAGAGATAGATTTGGCATGAGTTTTAGGATGCAGTTTTATAGTTCTGACGAGTTATCAAAAATAATAGTACAGGCTTCAATAAAGTTAGAGAGAGAAATAATCCATGAAGCATCTGTTGAAATAGCGAAAAGAAGTCGTGGTACTCCTCGTATTGCTCTTCGTCTTTTGCGTAGAGTTAGAGATTTTGCTGAGGTTGCTAAAGAGTTAGATATTAATCATTCTCGAACAAAATATGCTCTTGATGAACTTGGTATTAACTCTCATGGTTTTGATGAAATGGATATCAGACTTTTAAATCTTTTAATATCAGCAGATGGAAAAGCAATGGGTTTAAGCACAATAGCAGCAGCTCTTAGTGAAGATGAAGGCACTGTTGAAGATGTACTTGAACCTTATTTGATAGCAAACGGTTACCTAGAGCGAACAGCAAAGGGGCGAAAGGCTACAAAAAATACTTATAAAATTTTAGATAAACCATTTCCAACCTTACAAGGAAGCTTAATTTGA
- the panB gene encoding 3-methyl-2-oxobutanoate hydroxymethyltransferase gives MNKKMTINSIQKCKGVRPLVMITAYDALFAKLFESSADMILVGDSLNMSFAGRKDTLSATMEQMIYHTKSVCNGAKNSFVICDMPFGTYTNKEDALKNSMRIFQETDADCVKIEGGQDRATTIKYLVDNGIAVCGHIGLLPQSVRSEGGYKVKGKTEEEKIELIKDAKAVEAAGAFCMVIEGVKAQVAKEVALSVSIPVIGIGAGVDVDGQVLVFSDMLGLFEEFTPKFVKKYLDGASLVREAVENYSTEVKNKKFPKVEHTY, from the coding sequence ATGAATAAAAAAATGACTATAAATTCAATACAAAAATGTAAAGGTGTTAGACCTTTAGTGATGATAACAGCTTATGATGCTCTTTTTGCAAAGCTTTTTGAATCTAGTGCAGACATGATTTTAGTAGGTGATAGCTTAAATATGAGTTTTGCTGGAAGAAAAGATACTCTTAGTGCAACAATGGAGCAGATGATTTACCATACTAAATCAGTTTGTAATGGTGCTAAAAATAGTTTTGTGATATGTGATATGCCTTTTGGAACTTACACAAATAAAGAGGACGCGCTAAAAAATTCTATGCGTATTTTTCAAGAAACAGATGCTGACTGTGTAAAGATAGAAGGTGGACAAGATAGAGCTACTACAATAAAATATTTAGTAGATAATGGCATCGCTGTTTGTGGGCATATCGGACTTTTACCTCAATCTGTAAGAAGTGAAGGTGGTTACAAAGTTAAAGGTAAAACAGAAGAAGAAAAAATTGAGTTAATTAAAGATGCAAAAGCAGTTGAAGCGGCAGGTGCATTTTGTATGGTTATAGAAGGTGTTAAAGCCCAAGTGGCAAAAGAAGTTGCCCTTAGTGTAAGCATCCCTGTTATTGGAATCGGTGCTGGTGTTGATGTAGATGGACAAGTTTTAGTCTTTTCAGATATGCTTGGACTTTTTGAAGAGTTTACTCCAAAGTTTGTAAAAAAATATTTAGATGGTGCATCTTTAGTTAGAGAAGCCGTAGAAAATTACTCAACAGAAGTTAAAAATAAAAAATTTCCAAAAGTTGAACATACTTATTAA